From the genome of Streptomyces virginiae, one region includes:
- a CDS encoding DUF6573 family protein has product MTDKTLIDGTANPDSLGPDAMRWTPEPERPAVSVADLFGEVIHGYSRADALADGVLVAVGDDIAREAGFGVPVALTAAAWADCVAWTDEDNRQTYQDESGRLWDVLWMTHYAIRRSDGGRSCTVELYRVPRDGESHESEQTWLLATCGPGDEGEPVITISLPDED; this is encoded by the coding sequence ATGACCGACAAGACCCTCATCGACGGCACCGCCAACCCGGACAGCCTGGGTCCCGACGCGATGCGCTGGACCCCCGAGCCGGAGCGGCCGGCCGTTTCCGTGGCCGACCTCTTCGGGGAGGTCATCCATGGGTACAGCCGAGCCGACGCCCTTGCCGACGGTGTCCTGGTCGCCGTCGGCGACGACATCGCCCGTGAGGCCGGGTTCGGGGTCCCGGTGGCGCTCACCGCGGCCGCGTGGGCCGACTGCGTCGCCTGGACCGACGAGGACAACCGGCAGACCTACCAGGACGAGTCGGGGCGCCTCTGGGACGTGCTCTGGATGACCCACTACGCCATCCGGCGGTCCGATGGCGGGAGGTCCTGCACCGTGGAGCTCTACCGCGTCCCGCGCGACGGAGAGAGCCACGAGAGCGAGCAGACATGGCTGCTCGCCACGTGCGGACCTGGCGACGAAGGGGAGCCTGTGATCACGATCTCCCTGCCCGACGAGGACTGA